GAACGACGACGTCCGTCGGCGGATCGGCCAGCTGGTCGCGCGCACGGAAGTACGCCGCTGCGACCGGGCCTGCGGCCGTTGCAAGCCGCTCGAGGCGCCCGTGGCCGTCGCCGTCGACCAGTGCGTCGGGGCGCTGGACGCGATAGTAGGTGGGCACCTCCTCGACGATCCGCCAGCCGTGTTTCAGGCTGCCCGACAGCGTCGCCTCGTTGGGGAAGTTGAAGAACAGGTCGGCGTCCCGGTCCCGGTACCGTTCCTTGAGCCGCTCGGTCGTCCGCGAGTAGAGCCCGCGCCGGCGGTGGTCCTCGTGGACCATGACGTCGGCCGGCTGGAGCGCCCGGAGCGTCCGCTCGCCCGCGCGCAGTTCCAGCGCGAAGCTCGGTTTGGTGCCGACGACCCGCCCCTCGTGGGTCGCGACGATCATCGGCACGTGATCGACGTAGGGGTTGTCCTCGTACTTCCACCGGAACCACTCGTCGTCGCGGTCGCCTAACACCTGATCGTACAGCTCGAGGAAGTCCTCCCTGTCGTCGGGTTCGTAGGGACGGATCGTGTACGGGTCGTCTTCGGTCGCCGCCTCGTCGGGCTGTGAGTCGCGTTCTCGTTCGGTCTCTGCCCCTGACTGTGTCTCGGTGGTCCGGTCGCTATTCGCCGTTTCCGCGTCCGATTTCGTTCGGTTTGATGAGTCCGTTGCCATGGTCGTTCAATCGTCCTGTGACTGATCTTGCGAAACTTCGAACGATTCCGTCTCTCCGTCGCCGACGTCGGGTTCGGGTGGCTGTGCGATATCGACTCCGAGGAGCTCGTCCCGGTGTTCGTCCAGCAGCGGCGCGCGGTCGCCCGGCTCGGGCGGCGTCTTGGCCATCTTGATCGGCGTGCCGGCGATCGTCACGGTCTCGTCGGCTTCCGGGAGGTCGGCCTCGACGAGCATCTCCCGCTGCTGGGCGTGCTCGCAGTCGTAGATGTCGGCGACGTCCTGAACTGGACCGCAGGGGACGGAGCCGTTGAGCGTCTCGAGGACGTCCGCGGCCGATTGGGAGCTGACCCACGCCGCGATCGCCTCGCGCAGTTCGTCGCGGTGCTCGAGCCGATCCGACGCGTCGGCGTAGTCGACGGCCCACTCGGGTTTGCCCATGTGCTCACAGAGGTTCTGCCAGTGCCGGTCGGTGAGCGCGGCGATGACGACGTAGCCGTCCTCGGCTTCGAAGGCGTTGTACGGGAACAGCGTCGGATGGGAGTTGCCGTTTCGCTTGGGGACCTCGCCGGTGTAGGAGTACTGGTAGACCGCCCGCTCGGCGAGACTCACCATCGAGTCGTACATCGCCGTATCGACGAACTGCCCGACGCCCGTTCGCTCCCGGTAGTGCAGCGCCGCGAGGATGTTGACCGCGTGCAACACGCCGGTGAAGATGTCGCCGACGCCGAACCCGACCTTCGTCGGCGGGCCGTCCGGCTGGCCGGTCTGGTGCATCACGCCGCCCATCGCCTGCGCGACGAGGTCGAACGCCGGCTCGTCCTGTTTGGGACTCTCGCCGGTTCGGGGATCGCCGAACCCGCGCATCGCCGCGTAGACGAGTTGCGGGTTGCGCTCGGCGAGTCGCTCGTACTCGAGGTCGAACTTCGCCATCGTCCCGGCCCGGTAGTTCTCGACGACGACATCCGCCGCGTCGACGAGCGACAGGAAATCCTCGCGATCGTCTTCGTCGGTGAAATCGAGCTCGAGGCTTCGTTTCCCGCGGTTGATGCTCTGAAAGTAGCCACCGAAGCTATCGTCCTCGTCGTGGAACGGGGGCGTTTCGCGGACGAAATCCCCGCCCGGCGGTTCGATTTTCACGACGTCTGCGCCCAGGTCAGCGAGCAACATCGTGCAGTACGGTCCGCCGAGCACGCGGGTCAGGTCGAGCACGCGGACGTCGTCGAGAGCGCTCATAATCGTCAACACCGACGGGAAAATGTGGTTTTGTTATGGCTACTGTTTTCAGTTCTACGACGGCTTACGACTCGCTAGCAACGGCGTACATCTCGTACTCCTCGTTGGAGATCACCTTATCGGCCGCTGGGTCGGTCTCGACGCCCGCAACGGCCTCTTCGCTGACATCGAGCCCTCGATAAACATCCGTTTCCCGCGTTTCGTCGAACGCCGAGATAGTGAGATAGTAGTCGACACCGCGGTAGGCGCCGCTATAGTTGCCGGCTTCGAACTGTTCGGGGTCGACCGTGCCGCTCGAGAACGCCGCGCCGCTCAGGGGAGCCTCTTCCTGGCCCTCGAGGCCGTTGATCCCGTGATCGTACCGGTAGGGATCGTACCCCAGGCCGACGTAGGGTTGATCGCCGGCCGTGTGCTCGAAGCTCGACTCGTAGCCGCTGAACTGCTCGTCGGTGACGTGCTGTGTCGGGCTGTAGATCAGCGGCGAGGCGTAGACGGTCACCAGTCCGAGCACGAGGAGCGCGCCGAGGCCGACCGACGCCACCACGTTCGCACCCGGCGTCGTGATGTACCGCGAGAGGCCGCCGATCGCGTGTGCCAGCGCGACGCCGCCGAGGATCGTCAGGACGACGTAGATGAACCCGACCTGCCGGAACGCCATCGTGGGCGTCCCGACGAAGTAGAGCGCGAACATGATTCCGAGCGGGATCAGTCCGAGGCCGAAGTACGTGACGAACGTCGACGCCTCGCGGTCGGTCCGGGTCCAGCCGATCCAGGTCGCCAGCACGAACAGCCCCGCAACGAGGCCGATCACCGCCGCGTCGAGGAACATCTTGACGAATAGTTCGGCGATGCTACCGCCGATTTCGGTCAACGAGGTCCCGCGCTGATCGACCTCCTGGCTAGCGCCGATGTCCGCGGAGAGCACGCCCTCGACGAGGGTCGTCACGGCGTTCCGGAACCGCTCGTTGGCGAGCGCCCAGACCGTGAACATCCCGCCGAGCACGACCGTTTGAACGTAGGTCGTCGGGTGCTCGAGGATGGGGTGGTCGTCGTACCGGCGTCGGGCGAGAAACTGGACGCCGGCGATAGCACCCACGAGGACGACGACGTTGACCATCTGCTGGAGGTGGACCAGCAACAAGCCGGTAGCAGTGAGGTAGACGAGGGCGCTGAACGGGGAGAGACCGAACGGGAGCCGTTCGACCGTCGACCGGCGACGGAGGTACGTCACGAACGCGAAGATCACGACGGGAACGAGAAACAGCGCGTTCGAGTTGGTGTGGACGCCCATGTGCGTCGCGACGTTGTTGATCGGCAGGACCATCCACGCGACGATCGCCGCGCAGCCGGCCGCCAGCCCGGTGTTGTCGATCTCTCGAGCGGCCAGCGGAGCGAAGAGCAGGAAGGGGACGAACAGGAAGACGATGGTAAACAGCAGCGCCCGCTCGATCGAGACGCCCCCGATGTAGTGGACGACCGCTGCCAGCGAGTGAGCGCCGGGATAGATCAACTCGTGGGGCGCCATATTGCCGGTGACGATGTCCCGCGTCCACCCGAGGTGCGTCAGTGCGTCGCCCATCCCGGCGAACCGGTAGTTCCGGATTACGGGGAGACTCACGATCGCCGTCACCGCCAGGCTACCGAGCCCGATGGCAATCCCTTGCTCGCGGCCGCGACAGCCGAGCGCACCGGGGAGGGCGATCGCCAACCCGATCCCCAGGCCGACCCACGTCGCCGTCGGCGTCGCCGTATACAGCGACGCCTCGTACGCGGTCGCGGGGTTCGCTCGCGCTACGAGGATTCCGACTGCGACGGCGACGAAGCCGACGGCGAACGCTGCGTCGAGTTTCGTCCGATTCATCGCCCGTCATCACCCCCTGCTCGAGGGTCGATAGCGGCGTCGATACGAATACGCATGGGTTGGCCTGAGCGTCCTCGATAGCGTGGTTTGTTATGCGGCTCCTATCGGCTGGCGTCGTCCGAGCGGCAGCTACTCCCCTCGAGCGCGGCTGCTCGCGTTTCCCGGTCGCTGTCGGGCGCCGCTACACGCCCGATCGCCGCCGTGGCTCCCAATGGTCCGTTTCGGCCGTACGCCAGCCGCTGCGAGAGGACCGGTGACGGACGAGTCGGACTCGAGCGAACCCCGACAGGCGACCGGCGAACCGGGGTCGGGTGCTCGGGCCGCTACCGCGGGTCCGTCGTTCGTCCCGATCGACCGCTGAGGCATCGGCTAATTCACCGTACGGCGCCGTTGTCAGCGGCCGACCGGCGGCTACGCACCGATTTCACGGCGGCGAACCGAGAACGGTGCTGCAGGTTTTTGTAGCCGTTCGTAGTCCAGTACACGGTGTGTCATCGATTGCCATCGACCGTCTCGAGACCGACGGCTCGACTATCGAGTGCGAAATTCGTCCCTCGGCCGACCTCGAGCGATTCTTCACGGGCGAGCCGTTCCGAATCAACTACGACTGCGCCATCGAGGACGTTCCCGACGGCGTCCTCGCGATTCCGGTCCTCGCGAACGTCTGTCCGGTCGCGTGGGCCAACGGCGCGGACGTCTACGTCGACGAAGTCGATGCGACCTTCGCGCGGGCGCTCGAGGACGTCAAGGCCAGCCTGCTCGGGATGTACGACTTCCTCGAGGGTGGAACGCTGTACGCAAAGCGGACGATCGACGCGGAACCGGCCTCCGGTGCTGCAGCCGCCGACGGCAGCGACAGCGCCCTCCTCTTTACCGGCGGCGTCGACTCCACCTGCTCGTACGTCCGCCACCGCGACGAGTCGCCGACGCTCGTGAGCATCCGCGGTTGGACCATCGCCCCCGACGACTCGGGCGCCGAGGACTGGCGCCACCTCCGCGAGCGCGTCTCGTCGTTCGCCGCCGAGCGCGACCTCGAGACCGCCTTCGTCGAGACGAACGCGCTCGAGGCGCTGGACCACGCGATGCTGCTGGCCCACTACAAGCGGTTCGTCGACGGCGCCTGGTACAGCTCCGTCGGCCACGGGCTCGGCCTGCTCGGCCTCTGTGCGCCGATGGCCGCCGCCCGCGGGATCGAGGACCTGTACGTCGCGGCGACCCACTGGGACGGGATCGACCTCGAGTGGGGGTCGCGGCCCGATATCGACGAGTACGTCCGCTGGACGGGCACCGAGTGCCACCACGACGCCTACGACCTCACCCGTCAGGAGCGACTGGACGTCATCGCCGACTACGTCGAGAGCGAGGCGCCGGGGCTCGAACTTCAGACCTGCAACGCGCGCATGGACGGCAACTGCGGCGCCTGCGAGAAGTGCTATCGGACCGCCGTCGGCCTTCGACTCTCCGGTCTGGAGCCGACGGCCCACGGCTACCCGTTCGCCGAGGACGACTACGCCGAGATCCGCCGCGCGCTCGAGGGCGGCGAGTGGGTCCTCGGTCAGGACGAGCGGTACATGTGGGCCGACATCCGCGATCGGATCCGCGAGGCCGACCCCGAACCGGAATCTCCCCGGGAGCAGGCCTTCTTCGAGTGGCTACTTCAGGCCGATCTCGAGGCCCTCGTCGACGAGGCCGAACCGCCGCTGTCCCATCGACTTTTCCGCGCGGGCGCGAGAAACGCACCGACGCCGGTGTACAACGCCGCGTATCCGGTGCTGACGACGGCGAAAAACGGATTGGATCGCATCCGCGGACGGTAGCCGACCGTCTCGCTGACGGGACTCCGTCCTGTCACTGGCGCCGTTCCCGATGCGCGATTGAGACCGTCCGCTCGAGCAGAGTGCTGGGAGACGGCGGCGAAAACGCGGATCGAGCGCTCGAGTCGCCCTATTCTGCCGCAGATTACGTCCCGACCGCGAGAACCAAAAGTGGATTACTCCATG
This portion of the Halopiger aswanensis genome encodes:
- a CDS encoding GNAT family N-acetyltransferase — encoded protein: MATDSSNRTKSDAETANSDRTTETQSGAETERERDSQPDEAATEDDPYTIRPYEPDDREDFLELYDQVLGDRDDEWFRWKYEDNPYVDHVPMIVATHEGRVVGTKPSFALELRAGERTLRALQPADVMVHEDHRRRGLYSRTTERLKERYRDRDADLFFNFPNEATLSGSLKHGWRIVEEVPTYYRVQRPDALVDGDGHGRLERLATAAGPVAAAYFRARDQLADPPTDVVVRRFADVPVDQFVDLYEQAIPGTVHAHRDETFYEWRFENPKWTYDAYVASRDGEPIAGVITGTRTEDGTKETCLTDIVPLVRTRERRDGLEAILARVLEDRRDAALLATSGRAVDPALLGQFGFRSDQSLPFSKVTQPTTQVTYPLADDGGHEWTVAGRAIADPANWTVTFAEQDTW
- the mct gene encoding succinyl-CoA:mesaconate CoA-transferase, which gives rise to MSALDDVRVLDLTRVLGGPYCTMLLADLGADVVKIEPPGGDFVRETPPFHDEDDSFGGYFQSINRGKRSLELDFTDEDDREDFLSLVDAADVVVENYRAGTMAKFDLEYERLAERNPQLVYAAMRGFGDPRTGESPKQDEPAFDLVAQAMGGVMHQTGQPDGPPTKVGFGVGDIFTGVLHAVNILAALHYRERTGVGQFVDTAMYDSMVSLAERAVYQYSYTGEVPKRNGNSHPTLFPYNAFEAEDGYVVIAALTDRHWQNLCEHMGKPEWAVDYADASDRLEHRDELREAIAAWVSSQSAADVLETLNGSVPCGPVQDVADIYDCEHAQQREMLVEADLPEADETVTIAGTPIKMAKTPPEPGDRAPLLDEHRDELLGVDIAQPPEPDVGDGETESFEVSQDQSQDD